One stretch of Flavobacterium sp. 9 DNA includes these proteins:
- a CDS encoding methionine ABC transporter permease MetI gives MSESIFELLLKGTWETIVMTFVSGFFGFALGLPTGILLFLTRKNQILEQPVLNRTLSVLVNIFRSIPFIILIVWMIPFTRALVGTSIGVSAALVPLSIGAAPFIARLVENSLLGLPAGLIEAARALGATPFQIVYKVLLPEALPSLINAASITLITLVGYSAMGGAVGAGGLGQVGYQYGYIGYDAVTMNSVLALLVILVFLIQFVGDFLSKRFDHR, from the coding sequence ATGTCTGAATCCATTTTTGAATTATTATTAAAAGGCACTTGGGAAACTATCGTTATGACATTTGTCTCTGGTTTTTTTGGCTTTGCGCTGGGACTTCCAACAGGAATTTTGCTTTTTCTAACTAGAAAAAATCAAATTTTAGAACAACCGGTTTTAAATAGAACTTTATCAGTTTTGGTTAATATTTTTCGTTCAATACCTTTCATTATTTTGATCGTTTGGATGATTCCGTTTACACGTGCACTTGTAGGGACCTCGATTGGTGTTAGTGCTGCATTGGTTCCGTTAAGTATTGGAGCAGCGCCATTTATAGCGCGACTTGTAGAAAATAGTCTATTAGGTTTGCCTGCCGGATTAATTGAAGCTGCAAGAGCTTTGGGGGCAACTCCATTTCAAATTGTGTATAAAGTGTTGCTTCCGGAAGCTTTGCCGTCATTAATAAACGCAGCGTCAATCACGTTGATCACACTTGTAGGATATTCGGCAATGGGTGGAGCCGTTGGAGCAGGCGGTTTAGGACAAGTTGGATATCAATATGGTTATATTGGATATGATGCTGTGACGATGAATTCGGTTTTGGCATTGCTTGTAATATTGGTGTTTTTGATACAGTTTGTGGGTGATTTTTTATCAAAACGATTTGATCATAGATAG
- a CDS encoding TonB-dependent receptor: MKLLFVFGIFILSFAVKAQSVNGVVNAEDGKPLTDVMIRNLSSKTHAHTDISGKFILEGVHIEDSLQVSKQGYITQKIQVANYDFISISLDEKPFLLEEVKITNNLKYLNTISKIDLEIQPISNSQDLMRKVPGLFIGQHAGGGKAEQIFLRGFDCDHGTDINVSVDGMPVNMVSHAHGQGYADLHFVIPETVDKIDFDKGAYFADKGDFNTAGYIGFSTKNALDKSTVSFELGEFNTYRTVALFNLLNKENQSAYFAGEYMMTDGYFDAPQNFNRINLFAKYSAKINNGDKIAISLSHFTSQWDASGQIPDRAVNSGMISHFGAIDSNEGGNTGRTNFNLQYDSKIDEYSQIKNTAYLSKYDFELYSNFTFFLNDPVNGDQIRQKENRTIIGFQSEYDRKLNEKWVFKLGAGLRNDNNKGIELSHTLNRKTVLEYLSLGNINQSNLFAYTSFDFTSGKWLINSGLRVDYFKFGYEDQLLPVYSNQTQSKSIVSPKLNFLYTQDNTLQYFLKLGKGFHSNDTRVVVAQKGQKILPETYGADLGINWKPFPRMIINSAIWYLYLAQEFVYVGDEAVVEPSGKTERKGFDFGFRYQFTNWLFWNTDYTYTHARSLDEPKGNDYLPLAPVNTLTNGISVKDLKGFSGSLRTRFLGDRPANEDNSVVAKGYCITDFSVNYQIKKVSIGVNIDNIFDTKWKETQFLTESRLANETDPVEEIHFTAGTPFNARLILKYSW, translated from the coding sequence ATGAAATTATTATTTGTATTTGGGATTTTTATATTGTCTTTTGCTGTAAAAGCACAATCAGTTAATGGAGTTGTTAATGCTGAGGATGGAAAACCTCTTACTGATGTAATGATTCGGAATTTAAGCTCTAAAACGCACGCACATACAGACATAAGCGGAAAATTTATACTCGAAGGAGTTCATATAGAAGATAGTTTACAAGTATCGAAGCAAGGATATATTACTCAAAAAATCCAGGTTGCTAATTACGATTTTATAAGTATTTCGCTTGACGAAAAGCCCTTTTTGCTTGAAGAAGTAAAGATTACCAATAACTTAAAATATTTAAATACTATTTCTAAGATAGATTTAGAAATTCAGCCTATTTCAAATTCGCAGGATTTAATGCGTAAAGTGCCGGGACTTTTTATCGGACAACATGCTGGTGGAGGAAAAGCAGAGCAAATTTTTTTAAGAGGATTTGATTGTGATCACGGAACAGATATTAATGTTTCTGTTGATGGAATGCCTGTAAATATGGTTTCTCACGCTCACGGACAAGGTTATGCCGATTTGCATTTTGTGATTCCGGAAACGGTGGATAAAATAGATTTTGACAAAGGAGCTTATTTTGCCGATAAAGGTGATTTTAATACCGCAGGATATATAGGATTTAGTACTAAAAATGCGTTGGATAAAAGCACTGTTTCTTTTGAATTGGGTGAGTTTAATACCTACAGAACCGTTGCTTTATTTAATCTATTGAATAAAGAAAATCAATCTGCCTATTTTGCGGGAGAATACATGATGACAGATGGTTATTTTGATGCTCCACAGAACTTTAACCGAATCAATTTATTTGCTAAATATTCGGCTAAAATCAATAATGGCGATAAAATAGCAATCTCATTATCACATTTTACAAGCCAATGGGATGCCAGCGGTCAAATTCCGGATCGTGCTGTGAACAGTGGAATGATTTCTCATTTTGGAGCTATTGATTCAAACGAAGGAGGAAACACCGGAAGAACGAATTTTAATTTGCAATACGATTCAAAAATTGACGAATATTCTCAAATTAAAAACACGGCATATTTAAGTAAATATGATTTTGAATTGTATTCTAATTTTACTTTTTTCCTGAATGATCCTGTTAACGGTGATCAAATTAGACAAAAAGAAAACAGAACAATAATTGGTTTTCAATCTGAATATGATCGAAAATTAAACGAAAAATGGGTTTTTAAATTAGGCGCAGGATTGCGAAATGACAATAATAAAGGTATTGAGTTATCTCACACTTTAAATCGTAAAACAGTTTTAGAATATCTAAGTTTGGGGAATATCAATCAGAGCAATCTTTTTGCTTATACAAGTTTTGATTTTACGTCTGGAAAATGGCTTATTAATTCTGGTTTACGTGTGGATTATTTTAAATTTGGTTATGAAGATCAATTACTTCCGGTTTATAGCAATCAAACTCAAAGCAAATCAATAGTAAGTCCGAAGCTTAACTTTTTGTACACACAAGACAATACTTTGCAATATTTTCTTAAACTAGGAAAAGGCTTTCATAGTAATGATACTCGTGTTGTCGTGGCTCAAAAAGGACAAAAAATACTTCCGGAAACCTATGGAGCTGATTTAGGAATTAACTGGAAACCTTTTCCAAGAATGATAATTAACTCGGCGATTTGGTATTTATATTTAGCACAAGAATTTGTATATGTTGGAGATGAAGCAGTTGTAGAACCAAGCGGTAAAACAGAAAGAAAAGGATTTGATTTTGGTTTTAGATATCAATTTACCAATTGGTTATTTTGGAATACTGATTATACATACACGCATGCACGCTCACTTGACGAACCTAAAGGAAACGATTATTTGCCGCTTGCTCCGGTTAATACTTTAACAAACGGAATTTCGGTTAAAGATTTAAAAGGCTTCTCAGGAAGTTTAAGAACAAGATTTTTGGGAGATCGACCTGCAAACGAAGACAATTCAGTTGTAGCAAAAGGATATTGTATCACTGATTTCTCAGTGAATTATCAAATTAAAAAAGTCTCAATAGGAGTGAATATCGACAATATCTTTGATACAAAATGGAAAGAAACTCAATTCCTGACTGAATCAAGATTGGCAAACGAAACAGATCCTGTAGAAGAAATTCACTTTACTGCAGGAACTCCTTTTAACGCAAGATTAATTTTGAAATATAGTTGGTAA
- the metN gene encoding methionine ABC transporter ATP-binding protein MetN: MIELKNVTKNFHQKNRIVSALSDVSLKVPPGKIFGVIGTSGAGKSTLIRCVNLLERPTSGEIIVDGKSLIQLSNAQLAIERRQIGMIFQHFNLLSSRTVFENVAFPLELVGVSKSEIKTRVLELLQLVGLAEKANDYPASLSGGQKQRVAIARTLANNPKVLLCDEATSALDPATTRSILNLLKDINRRLNITILLITHQMEVVKSICDEVAVISHGKLIEQGSVGEIFADPKHELTKEFISSSLHLDIPTVYQEKLQKEDGEGLSPLLRLEMTGKSVNEPVISEVSRLFDTNFKIVSAQMDQAGDVNFGVMLIELSGKRENYEAAIQYFISKHIKTEIIGYV, from the coding sequence ATGATTGAATTAAAAAATGTAACTAAAAATTTCCATCAGAAAAACCGAATTGTTTCGGCTTTATCAGATGTTTCATTAAAAGTTCCTCCAGGGAAAATCTTTGGTGTAATAGGAACTTCCGGAGCAGGAAAAAGCACATTAATTCGATGTGTAAACTTATTAGAAAGACCAACTTCGGGAGAAATTATAGTAGATGGAAAATCGCTAATACAACTGTCAAATGCGCAGCTTGCAATTGAAAGAAGGCAAATTGGAATGATTTTTCAGCATTTTAATCTGCTTTCATCCAGAACTGTTTTTGAGAATGTTGCTTTTCCATTAGAACTTGTTGGAGTTTCAAAATCAGAAATCAAAACTCGTGTTTTAGAATTATTGCAATTAGTAGGTTTGGCCGAAAAAGCAAACGATTATCCTGCAAGTCTTTCTGGTGGTCAAAAACAAAGAGTTGCAATCGCAAGAACATTAGCCAATAATCCAAAAGTGCTATTATGCGATGAAGCGACGAGTGCATTGGATCCGGCGACAACAAGATCTATTTTAAATCTATTAAAAGACATCAATCGCCGTCTTAATATTACCATTTTACTGATCACACATCAAATGGAAGTTGTAAAATCTATTTGTGATGAAGTTGCGGTAATCAGTCACGGAAAACTAATAGAGCAGGGAAGTGTTGGTGAAATTTTTGCAGATCCAAAGCATGAATTGACAAAAGAATTTATTTCGTCATCCTTACATCTTGATATTCCTACGGTTTATCAGGAAAAACTTCAAAAGGAAGACGGCGAAGGTTTAAGTCCTTTATTAAGACTTGAAATGACTGGGAAATCAGTAAATGAACCTGTTATCTCTGAAGTTTCGAGATTATTCGACACTAATTTTAAAATTGTGAGTGCACAAATGGATCAGGCCGGAGACGTTAATTTCGGAGTTATGCTGATCGAATTGTCCGGTAAACGTGAAAATTACGAAGCTGCAATCCAATATTTTATTTCTAAACATATTAAAACTGAAATCATAGGTTATGTCTGA